A stretch of Xenopus laevis strain J_2021 chromosome 8S, Xenopus_laevis_v10.1, whole genome shotgun sequence DNA encodes these proteins:
- the arhgap35.S gene encoding rho GTPase-activating protein 35-like isoform X1 gives MMARKQDVRVPTYSVSVVGLSGTEKEKGQCGIGKSCLCNRFVRPSADDFHLDHTSVLSTSDFGGRVVNNDHFLFWGESGRMPEDCVDFKVHVVEQTEFIDDQTFQPHRSTALQPYIKRAASCKLASAEKLMYFCTDQLGLEQDFEQKQMPEGKLLIDGFLLCIDVSRGMNRNFDDQLKFVSSLYTQLAKTKKPIVLVLTKCDEGVERYIRDAHSFALNKKNLQIVETSARSNVNVDLAFTTLVQLIDKSRGKSKIIPYFEALKQQSQLIAAAKDKYEWLVSRVVKSHNETWVNISRRMHSSIEYQDYVHLEGTDKAKKLFHQHVQRLKQEHIERRRKNYLSVLPGALDSLVPDLDEIDHLSWVKVSNLLESKTEFLKKFIVLEETPWDLTNHIDSIDDRIPYDLLETVSAAEVYAAHLEKLRNARKKEEMKRSFKDNLTTSPFITPGKPWEEARSFIMSEEFYQWLEEPVYIEIYNRHQKEIIDKAKEDFQELLLEYSELFYELELDAKPSKEKMGVIQDVLGEEQRFKALQKLQAERDALILKHIHFVYHPTKDTCPSSPNCVDTKIEHILSSRCTYPYDRLQKDPNVDRINLVILGKDGLARELANEIRALCTNDDKYIIDGKMYELSLRPIEGNVRLPVNSFQTSTFQPHGCLCLYNSKESLSYVVESIEKSRESSLGRKENHLIHLPLTLILVNRRGDTSSETAHSLIQHGQHVASKLQCVFLDAASTGMGYGRNINEKQISLILRGLLESKRNLNLVSSTPSIKDLTDCEMRIVMCMMCADLFNIEDVLNALKPHTYRPSYYGLGGSVLLDLPIGSQKRRLELLMLSYHSSFNVRKTRLVHGYMIFYGAKRRASLAMLRAFLCEVQDIVPVQLVALTEGPLPYLENVAREQLQEGEEIAQDIEGKFLILPQGQTQPKLDLFYPFFKDVLEKKVIIEASHMYDNTAEACSTTEEVFSSPRAGSPLCNSHLPDSEEDLEPSPQHILFREEPNIAAPTKFSRELEETENLHFIPMINTLESKFNNKVPPPLKPKPPVPYEISKPELSYLDTGARDGHRKSLTSINWPPLEPFDPSDYAEPMDSVVKPRNQEENIYSVPHDSTQGKIITIRNTNKPQSNGSGNGSDSDMDTNSLERARKTSIVTKPVLYRTKCAKLGKFSSYRSSLSVGSDDELGPIRKKEEETGTQGTKGDNTTNSYEADGEDPRKRNILRSLRRTTKKVKPKPRPSLTKATWESNYFGFPLSSVVTAERPIPIFIEKCVEYIEATGEGMTTEGIYRVSGNKSEMDSLQRQFDQDHNLDLVEKDFTVNTVAGALKSFFSELPDPLVPYSMQTELVEAYKIIHLEQKLQAMKDLLKKFPKENHEIFKYVISHLNRVSQHHHINLMTSENLSICFWPTLMRPDFTTMDALTATRTYQTIIELFIHQCAYFFYQRLPVDLPTPSSPSTPPLTQSSPPQSPPLTPVSPSQTLLPPEHNIL, from the exons ATGATGGCACGGAAACAAGATGTACGTGTGCCCACCTACAGTGTCAGCGTTGTTGGCCTTTCTGGCACAGAAAAAGAGAAAGGCCAATGTGGCATTGGAAAATCATGCCTTTGTAATCGATTTGTAAGACCCAGTGCAGATGATTTTCACCTGGACCACACATCCGTCCTTAGCACTAGTGACTTTGGGGGCCGTGTTGTAAACAATGACCATTTTCTGTTCTGGGGAGAGAGTGGACGGATGCCGGAAGATTGTGTGGACTTTAAGGTACATGTGGTGGAGCAGACAGAATTCATTGATGATCAGACATTCCAGCCTCACCGTAGTACTGCCCTACAGCCTTACATCAAGCGTGCTGCCTCCTGTAAGCTGGCCTCTGCTGAAAAACTTATGTACTTTTGCACAGATCAGTTGGGCTTGGAACAGGACTTTGAGCAGAAGCAGATGCCTGAGGGTAAATTGTTGATTGATGGCTTCCTCCTGTGTATAGATGTTAGTCGTGGAATGAATCGCAACTTTGATGATCAGCTTAAGTTTGTGTCCAGTCTTTACACGCAGCTGGCCAAGACGAAGAAACCCATTGTTCTGGTTCTTACAAAGTGTGATGAAGGAGTAGAACGTTATATCCGTGATGCTCATAGTTTTGCCCTCAACAAAAAGAACCTGCAAATTGTAGAGACGTCAGCCCGATCTAATGTGAATGTGGATCTGGCATTCACTACATTAGTGCAGCTTATAGACAAAAGTCGTGGAAAGTCTAAAATTATTCCTTACTTTGAGGCACTAAAGCAGCAGAGCCAGCTGATTGCTGCTGCAAAGGACAAATATGAATGGCTTGTTAGCCGTGTAGTAAAGTCTCATAATGAGACATGGGTCAATATTAGCAGACGCATGCATAGCAGCATTGAATACCAGGATTATGTGCATTTAGAGGGAACAGACAAAGCTAAGAAGCTATTTCATCAGCATGTGCAAAGGCTTAAACAGGAACACATAGAACGACGCAGAAAAAATTACCTCTCTGTTCTTCCAGGAGCCTTAGATAGCCTTGTGCCTGATCTGGATGAAATAGACCACTTAAGCTGGGTTAAGGTTTCTAATTTGCTGGAATCAAAGACAGAGTTCCTTAAAAAATTTATTGTCCTGGAAGAGACACCATGGGATCTCACAAACCACATTGACAGCATTGATGACCGCATACCTTATGATTTGCTGGAAACTGTGTCTGCAGCAGAGGTCTATGCAGCCCACTTGGAGAAGTTAAGAAATGCCAGGAAAAAGGAAGAGATGAAGAGATCTTTCAAGGACAACTTGACCACTTCTCCTTTCATAACACCAGGTAAGCCTTGGGAAGAGGCTCGGAGTTTTATCATGAGTGAAGAATTTTACCAGTGGCTTGAAGAGCCTGTATACATAGAAATCTACAACCGGCACCAAAAAGAGATTATTGACAAGGCTAAGGAAGACTTTCAAGAGTTGTTGCTTGAGTATTCAGAGCTCTTTTATGAGCTAGAACTAGATGCCAAACCCAGTAAAGAGAAAATGGGTGTCATCCAGGATGTTCTTGGCGAGGAACAACGTTTCAAAGCATTGCAGAAGCTGCAGGCTGAGCGGGATGCCCTGATTCTTAAACACATTCACTTTGTCTATCATCCAACTAAGGACACTTGTCCTAGCAGCCCTAACTGTGTTGATACAAAGATTGAGCATATACTCAGTTCCAGGTGCACATATCCCTATGACAGACTACAAAAAGATCCAAATGTAGATAGGATCAACCTTGTGATCCTTGGAAAGGATGGTTTGGCACGAGAGTTAGCGAATGAGATCCGAGCACTCTGCACAAATGATGATAAATACATAATTGATGGAAAGATGTATGAGTTGTCTCTAAGGCCTATAGAAGGCAATGTGCGGCTTCCTGTTAATTCTTTCCAGACATCAACATTCCAGCCTCATGGCTGTCTTTGCCTGTACAACTCCAAGGAGTCTCTGTCCTATGTTGTAGAAAGTATTGAGAAAAGCAGAGAATCAAGCCTAGGTCGAAAGGAAAATCACTTAATCCATTTGCCCCTCACATTGATCCTTGTTAACAGGAGAGGAGACACAAGCAGTGAAACTGCACATAGCCTCATTCAACATGGCCAACACGTTGCCAGTAAGCTTCAGTGTGTCTTTCTTGATGCAGCTTCCACTGGAATGGGCTATGGCCGCAATATAAATGAGAAACAAATAAGCCTAATTCTTAGAGGACTACTGGAGTCAAAAAGAAACCTAAATCTTGTCAGCTCCACTCCAAGCATCAAAGACTTGACAGATTGTGAGATGCGTATTGTAATGTGCATGATGTGTGCAGACTTATTTAACATAGAAGATGTGCTGAATGCACTAAAACCTCACACTTACCGTCCTTCATACTACGGGCTTGGTGGATCAGTTCTACTTGACCTCCCGATTGGCAGTCAAAAACGTCGCTTGGAGCTGCTGATGTTGTCGTATCATTCCTCCTTTAATGTTCGCAAGACTCGTTTAGTGCACGGCTACATGATTTTCTACGGAGCCAAACGTCGTGCTTCCCTAGCTATGCTGCGTGCCTTTTTGTGTGAAGTGCAAGATATTGTCCCTGTGCAGCTTGTTGCCTTAACTGAGGGACCTCTACCATACTTAGAAAATGTGGCACGAGAACAGTTACAAGAAGGAGAGGAAATTGCTCAGGATATTGAAGGTAAATTCCTTATTCTACCACAAGGGCAGACACAGCCGAAGTTGGATTTGTTTTACCCTTTCTTTAAAGACGTGTTGGAGAAAAAGGTTATTATTGAGGCCTCTCACATGTATGATAATACAGCAGAGGCCTGCAGCACCACAGAGGAAGTGTTTAGCTCACCCCGTGCAGGCTCACCCCTTTGCAATTCCCACTTGCCAGACTCTGAAGAAGACCTTGAGCCTTCACCTCAACACATCTTATTTAGAGAGGAGCCTAACATAGCAGCCCCCACAAAATTTTCCAGAGAACTGGAGGAGACTGAGAATCTTCACTTCATTCCAATGATAAACACCTTAGAGAGCAAGTTCAACAACAAGGTACCTCCTCCCCTTAAGCCAAAGCCCCCAGTTCCATATGAAATTTCAAAGCCTGAGCTATCCTATTTGGATACAGGGGCCCGGGACGGACACCGTAAGTCCTTAACTTCCATAAACTGGCCCCCTTTGGAGCCATTTGACCCTTCTGATTATGCTGAACCCATGGATTCAGTAGTGAAACCAAGAAACCAGGAGGAGAATATTTACTCTGTACCCCATGATAGCACTCAAGGAAAGATCATCACTATACGTAATACCAACAAACCACAATCTAATGGAAGTGGAAATGGCTCAGACAGTGATATGGACACAAACTCATTGGAGCGAGCAAGAAAAACATCAATTGTCACTAAACCTGTCCTTTACCGTACCAAGTGTGCTAAACTTGGGAAATTCTCAAGCTACAGGAGTAGTTTGAGTGTTGGCAGCGATGATGAACTGGGACCAATTCGGAAAAAGGAAGAGGAAACTGGAACACAGGGTACAAAGGGGGACAATACTACAAATTCCTATGAAGCTGATGGAGAGGACCCACGCAAGAGGAACATTTTGCGTAGTTTGAGAAGGACCACTAAG AAAGTGAAACCCAAACCTCGTCCATCTTTAACCAAGGCAACCTGGGAGAGTAATTACTTTGGCTTTCCTCTGAGTAGCGTGGTGACTGCTGAACGACCAATTCCAATATTCATTGAGAAGTGTGTAGAGTACATCGAAGCCACTGGTgagg GAATGACCACAGAAGGCATCTATCGTGTTAGTGGAAACAAATCTGAGATGGATTCTCTTCAAAGGCAATTTGACCAAG atcATAACCTAGACCTGGTGGAAAAGGATTTTACAGTGAACACTGTGGCTGGAGCCTTGAAGAGTTTCTTCTCTGAGCTACCGGACCCTCTGGTGCCATACAGTATGCAGACTGAGCTGGTGGAAGCATATA AGATAATTCATCTAGAACAGAAGCTCCAAGCAATGAAGGATCTTCTAAAAAAATTTCCAAAGGAAAATCACGAGATCTTCAAATATGTTATATCTCATTTAAACCG ggTTAGCCAGCATCATCATATAAATCTGATGACCAGTGAAAATTTGTCCATCTGCTTCTGGCCCACACTGATGCGCCCTGATTTTACCACCATGGACGCTCTAACTGCAACACGCACATACCAGACAATCATTGAGCTTTTCATCCACCAGTGCGCCTACTTCTTCTACCAGCGCCTTCCTGTGGacctgcctactcctagttccccATCTACTCCACCTCTCACCCAGTCGTCTCCTCCGCAATCCCCTCCTCTGACGCCTGTATCCCCCTCGCAGACCCTACTTCCTCCGGAGCACAACATCCTGTGA
- the arhgap35.S gene encoding rho GTPase-activating protein 35-like isoform X2, with translation MMARKQDVRVPTYSVSVVGLSGTEKEKGQCGIGKSCLCNRFVRPSADDFHLDHTSVLSTSDFGGRVVNNDHFLFWGESGRMPEDCVDFKVHVVEQTEFIDDQTFQPHRSTALQPYIKRAASCKLASAEKLMYFCTDQLGLEQDFEQKQMPEGKLLIDGFLLCIDVSRGMNRNFDDQLKFVSSLYTQLAKTKKPIVLVLTKCDEGVERYIRDAHSFALNKKNLQIVETSARSNVNVDLAFTTLVQLIDKSRGKSKIIPYFEALKQQSQLIAAAKDKYEWLVSRVVKSHNETWVNISRRMHSSIEYQDYVHLEGTDKAKKLFHQHVQRLKQEHIERRRKNYLSVLPGALDSLVPDLDEIDHLSWVKVSNLLESKTEFLKKFIVLEETPWDLTNHIDSIDDRIPYDLLETVSAAEVYAAHLEKLRNARKKEEMKRSFKDNLTTSPFITPGKPWEEARSFIMSEEFYQWLEEPVYIEIYNRHQKEIIDKAKEDFQELLLEYSELFYELELDAKPSKEKMGVIQDVLGEEQRFKALQKLQAERDALILKHIHFVYHPTKDTCPSSPNCVDTKIEHILSSRCTYPYDRLQKDPNVDRINLVILGKDGLARELANEIRALCTNDDKYIIDGKMYELSLRPIEGNVRLPVNSFQTSTFQPHGCLCLYNSKESLSYVVESIEKSRESSLGRKENHLIHLPLTLILVNRRGDTSSETAHSLIQHGQHVASKLQCVFLDAASTGMGYGRNINEKQISLILRGLLESKRNLNLVSSTPSIKDLTDCEMRIVMCMMCADLFNIEDVLNALKPHTYRPSYYGLGGSVLLDLPIGSQKRRLELLMLSYHSSFNVRKTRLVHGYMIFYGAKRRASLAMLRAFLCEVQDIVPVQLVALTEGPLPYLENVAREQLQEGEEIAQDIEGKFLILPQGQTQPKLDLFYPFFKDVLEKKVIIEASHMYDNTAEACSTTEEVFSSPRAGSPLCNSHLPDSEEDLEPSPQHILFREEPNIAAPTKFSRELEETENLHFIPMINTLESKFNNKVPPPLKPKPPVPYEISKPELSYLDTGARDGHRKSLTSINWPPLEPFDPSDYAEPMDSVVKPRNQEENIYSVPHDSTQGKIITIRNTNKPQSNGSGNGSDSDMDTNSLERARKTSIVTKPVLYRTKCAKLGKFSSYRSSLSVGSDDELGPIRKKEEETGTQGTKGDNTTNSYEADGEDPRKRNILRSLRRTTKKVKPKPRPSLTKATWESNYFGFPLSSVVTAERPIPIFIEKCVEYIEATGMTTEGIYRVSGNKSEMDSLQRQFDQDHNLDLVEKDFTVNTVAGALKSFFSELPDPLVPYSMQTELVEAYKIIHLEQKLQAMKDLLKKFPKENHEIFKYVISHLNRVSQHHHINLMTSENLSICFWPTLMRPDFTTMDALTATRTYQTIIELFIHQCAYFFYQRLPVDLPTPSSPSTPPLTQSSPPQSPPLTPVSPSQTLLPPEHNIL, from the exons ATGATGGCACGGAAACAAGATGTACGTGTGCCCACCTACAGTGTCAGCGTTGTTGGCCTTTCTGGCACAGAAAAAGAGAAAGGCCAATGTGGCATTGGAAAATCATGCCTTTGTAATCGATTTGTAAGACCCAGTGCAGATGATTTTCACCTGGACCACACATCCGTCCTTAGCACTAGTGACTTTGGGGGCCGTGTTGTAAACAATGACCATTTTCTGTTCTGGGGAGAGAGTGGACGGATGCCGGAAGATTGTGTGGACTTTAAGGTACATGTGGTGGAGCAGACAGAATTCATTGATGATCAGACATTCCAGCCTCACCGTAGTACTGCCCTACAGCCTTACATCAAGCGTGCTGCCTCCTGTAAGCTGGCCTCTGCTGAAAAACTTATGTACTTTTGCACAGATCAGTTGGGCTTGGAACAGGACTTTGAGCAGAAGCAGATGCCTGAGGGTAAATTGTTGATTGATGGCTTCCTCCTGTGTATAGATGTTAGTCGTGGAATGAATCGCAACTTTGATGATCAGCTTAAGTTTGTGTCCAGTCTTTACACGCAGCTGGCCAAGACGAAGAAACCCATTGTTCTGGTTCTTACAAAGTGTGATGAAGGAGTAGAACGTTATATCCGTGATGCTCATAGTTTTGCCCTCAACAAAAAGAACCTGCAAATTGTAGAGACGTCAGCCCGATCTAATGTGAATGTGGATCTGGCATTCACTACATTAGTGCAGCTTATAGACAAAAGTCGTGGAAAGTCTAAAATTATTCCTTACTTTGAGGCACTAAAGCAGCAGAGCCAGCTGATTGCTGCTGCAAAGGACAAATATGAATGGCTTGTTAGCCGTGTAGTAAAGTCTCATAATGAGACATGGGTCAATATTAGCAGACGCATGCATAGCAGCATTGAATACCAGGATTATGTGCATTTAGAGGGAACAGACAAAGCTAAGAAGCTATTTCATCAGCATGTGCAAAGGCTTAAACAGGAACACATAGAACGACGCAGAAAAAATTACCTCTCTGTTCTTCCAGGAGCCTTAGATAGCCTTGTGCCTGATCTGGATGAAATAGACCACTTAAGCTGGGTTAAGGTTTCTAATTTGCTGGAATCAAAGACAGAGTTCCTTAAAAAATTTATTGTCCTGGAAGAGACACCATGGGATCTCACAAACCACATTGACAGCATTGATGACCGCATACCTTATGATTTGCTGGAAACTGTGTCTGCAGCAGAGGTCTATGCAGCCCACTTGGAGAAGTTAAGAAATGCCAGGAAAAAGGAAGAGATGAAGAGATCTTTCAAGGACAACTTGACCACTTCTCCTTTCATAACACCAGGTAAGCCTTGGGAAGAGGCTCGGAGTTTTATCATGAGTGAAGAATTTTACCAGTGGCTTGAAGAGCCTGTATACATAGAAATCTACAACCGGCACCAAAAAGAGATTATTGACAAGGCTAAGGAAGACTTTCAAGAGTTGTTGCTTGAGTATTCAGAGCTCTTTTATGAGCTAGAACTAGATGCCAAACCCAGTAAAGAGAAAATGGGTGTCATCCAGGATGTTCTTGGCGAGGAACAACGTTTCAAAGCATTGCAGAAGCTGCAGGCTGAGCGGGATGCCCTGATTCTTAAACACATTCACTTTGTCTATCATCCAACTAAGGACACTTGTCCTAGCAGCCCTAACTGTGTTGATACAAAGATTGAGCATATACTCAGTTCCAGGTGCACATATCCCTATGACAGACTACAAAAAGATCCAAATGTAGATAGGATCAACCTTGTGATCCTTGGAAAGGATGGTTTGGCACGAGAGTTAGCGAATGAGATCCGAGCACTCTGCACAAATGATGATAAATACATAATTGATGGAAAGATGTATGAGTTGTCTCTAAGGCCTATAGAAGGCAATGTGCGGCTTCCTGTTAATTCTTTCCAGACATCAACATTCCAGCCTCATGGCTGTCTTTGCCTGTACAACTCCAAGGAGTCTCTGTCCTATGTTGTAGAAAGTATTGAGAAAAGCAGAGAATCAAGCCTAGGTCGAAAGGAAAATCACTTAATCCATTTGCCCCTCACATTGATCCTTGTTAACAGGAGAGGAGACACAAGCAGTGAAACTGCACATAGCCTCATTCAACATGGCCAACACGTTGCCAGTAAGCTTCAGTGTGTCTTTCTTGATGCAGCTTCCACTGGAATGGGCTATGGCCGCAATATAAATGAGAAACAAATAAGCCTAATTCTTAGAGGACTACTGGAGTCAAAAAGAAACCTAAATCTTGTCAGCTCCACTCCAAGCATCAAAGACTTGACAGATTGTGAGATGCGTATTGTAATGTGCATGATGTGTGCAGACTTATTTAACATAGAAGATGTGCTGAATGCACTAAAACCTCACACTTACCGTCCTTCATACTACGGGCTTGGTGGATCAGTTCTACTTGACCTCCCGATTGGCAGTCAAAAACGTCGCTTGGAGCTGCTGATGTTGTCGTATCATTCCTCCTTTAATGTTCGCAAGACTCGTTTAGTGCACGGCTACATGATTTTCTACGGAGCCAAACGTCGTGCTTCCCTAGCTATGCTGCGTGCCTTTTTGTGTGAAGTGCAAGATATTGTCCCTGTGCAGCTTGTTGCCTTAACTGAGGGACCTCTACCATACTTAGAAAATGTGGCACGAGAACAGTTACAAGAAGGAGAGGAAATTGCTCAGGATATTGAAGGTAAATTCCTTATTCTACCACAAGGGCAGACACAGCCGAAGTTGGATTTGTTTTACCCTTTCTTTAAAGACGTGTTGGAGAAAAAGGTTATTATTGAGGCCTCTCACATGTATGATAATACAGCAGAGGCCTGCAGCACCACAGAGGAAGTGTTTAGCTCACCCCGTGCAGGCTCACCCCTTTGCAATTCCCACTTGCCAGACTCTGAAGAAGACCTTGAGCCTTCACCTCAACACATCTTATTTAGAGAGGAGCCTAACATAGCAGCCCCCACAAAATTTTCCAGAGAACTGGAGGAGACTGAGAATCTTCACTTCATTCCAATGATAAACACCTTAGAGAGCAAGTTCAACAACAAGGTACCTCCTCCCCTTAAGCCAAAGCCCCCAGTTCCATATGAAATTTCAAAGCCTGAGCTATCCTATTTGGATACAGGGGCCCGGGACGGACACCGTAAGTCCTTAACTTCCATAAACTGGCCCCCTTTGGAGCCATTTGACCCTTCTGATTATGCTGAACCCATGGATTCAGTAGTGAAACCAAGAAACCAGGAGGAGAATATTTACTCTGTACCCCATGATAGCACTCAAGGAAAGATCATCACTATACGTAATACCAACAAACCACAATCTAATGGAAGTGGAAATGGCTCAGACAGTGATATGGACACAAACTCATTGGAGCGAGCAAGAAAAACATCAATTGTCACTAAACCTGTCCTTTACCGTACCAAGTGTGCTAAACTTGGGAAATTCTCAAGCTACAGGAGTAGTTTGAGTGTTGGCAGCGATGATGAACTGGGACCAATTCGGAAAAAGGAAGAGGAAACTGGAACACAGGGTACAAAGGGGGACAATACTACAAATTCCTATGAAGCTGATGGAGAGGACCCACGCAAGAGGAACATTTTGCGTAGTTTGAGAAGGACCACTAAG AAAGTGAAACCCAAACCTCGTCCATCTTTAACCAAGGCAACCTGGGAGAGTAATTACTTTGGCTTTCCTCTGAGTAGCGTGGTGACTGCTGAACGACCAATTCCAATATTCATTGAGAAGTGTGTAGAGTACATCGAAGCCACTG GAATGACCACAGAAGGCATCTATCGTGTTAGTGGAAACAAATCTGAGATGGATTCTCTTCAAAGGCAATTTGACCAAG atcATAACCTAGACCTGGTGGAAAAGGATTTTACAGTGAACACTGTGGCTGGAGCCTTGAAGAGTTTCTTCTCTGAGCTACCGGACCCTCTGGTGCCATACAGTATGCAGACTGAGCTGGTGGAAGCATATA AGATAATTCATCTAGAACAGAAGCTCCAAGCAATGAAGGATCTTCTAAAAAAATTTCCAAAGGAAAATCACGAGATCTTCAAATATGTTATATCTCATTTAAACCG ggTTAGCCAGCATCATCATATAAATCTGATGACCAGTGAAAATTTGTCCATCTGCTTCTGGCCCACACTGATGCGCCCTGATTTTACCACCATGGACGCTCTAACTGCAACACGCACATACCAGACAATCATTGAGCTTTTCATCCACCAGTGCGCCTACTTCTTCTACCAGCGCCTTCCTGTGGacctgcctactcctagttccccATCTACTCCACCTCTCACCCAGTCGTCTCCTCCGCAATCCCCTCCTCTGACGCCTGTATCCCCCTCGCAGACCCTACTTCCTCCGGAGCACAACATCCTGTGA